A window of the Podarcis raffonei isolate rPodRaf1 chromosome 4, rPodRaf1.pri, whole genome shotgun sequence genome harbors these coding sequences:
- the LOC128411826 gene encoding sulfotransferase 1C1-like has product MPLEKMEELKLDWVVKRSEVGEVEGIPLTKEICEKWHKIWAFQAKPDDLLIATYAKAGTTWTQEIVDMIQCDGDIEKCQRASTYDRQPFIEWVLHKDLPTGLDKAEAMPSPRTLKTHLPVQLVPPSFWEQNCKVIYVARNAKDNLVSFYHFHRMNQMMPEPGTWEEFFQKYMDGKVLWGSWYDHVKGWWEAKNKYRILYLFYEDIKENPRCEIQKILNFLEKDLEKEVLDKIIHYTQFEVMKNNPMANYTFLPPEILDHSISPFMRKGTVGDWKNHFTVAQNEKFDAEYKKNMAGTSLTFRMEL; this is encoded by the exons ATGCCCTTGGAAAAGATGGAAGAACTGAAGCTGGACTGGGTTGTGAAACGATCTGAAGTTGGTGAGGTGGAAGGGATTCCTCTTACAAAGGAGATCTGTGAAAAGTGGCATAAAATCTGGGCTTTCCAAGCCAAGCCTGATGACCTGCTTATAGCAACCTATGCAAAGGCAG GTACAACATGGACACAGGAGATTGTAGACATGATCCAATGTGACGGCGACATTGAGAAATGCCAGCGTGCTTCCACTTACGATCGGCAACCTTTTATCGAATGGGTGCTGCACAAGGATTTGCCCACTG GCTTGGATAAAGCTGAAGCCATGCCCTCACCAAGAACACTGAAAACTCATCTTCCTGTACAACTGGTGCCTCCGTCGTTCTGGGAACAAAACTGTAAG GTCATCTACGTGGCAAGAAATGCCAAAGACAATCTAGTGTCTTTTTATCACTTCCACAGAATGAATCAAATGATGCCTGAGCCAGGAACATGGGAGGAATTTTTTCAGAAATACATGGATGGAAAAG TGCTCTGGGGTTCCTGGTATGATCATGTAAAAGGCTGGTGGGAGGCGAAAAATAAGTACCGGATTCTTTACCTCTTCTATGAAGATATAAAAGAA AATCCAAGGTGTGAAATTCAGAAGATCCTGAACTTCCTGGAAAAGGACCTGGAAAAGGAGGTTCTAGATAAAATAATCCATTACACACAATTTGAAGTCATGAAAAATAATCCCATGGCAAACTACACCTTTTTGCCTCCAGAGATTCTGGACCATTCAATCTCCCCATTCATGAGAAAAG GAACTGTTGGGGACTGGAAGAACCATTTTACTGTGGCACAAAATGAGAAATTCGATGCAGAGTATAAAAAGAACATGGCAGGAACTTCTCTGACTTTCCGCATGGAACTTTAA
- the GCC2 gene encoding GRIP and coiled-coil domain-containing protein 2 — MELQDSGQEMAASPATSTTGKSKLDTLPREDLIKFAKKQMMHVQKVKSRCSELEKEIEEMKTKPAAGGTDDILQALTERLDVVLLEKAEVQQQCLALKKENVKRQQEAEAALAKEGELQKKFAQLNTDHLKEIEGLKNETIATQSKYDETIATLQKELLAERSKQEQLTEQLNCQSNNHEEIKRLQEEVHQTKAAYEEQILNLKKQLEASIEGKKEETAKLQDVIESNSQCYQREMDRLDEELGKQRTAHQKEVSELTCQLETAVKACEEEQNKVDQLKQNLIEQYRVKEKDMQDELRACKEKYERELEYIRQTLTKDVDSLESGNVQLETEMAEKTRHLENALKELESQHSILQDELTYMNNVKMKLEVEIQHAQVEFFHEKEDLEFKINELQLAKEDHCGVVEKLKSELKAVTEQHEKTIKENSLEIEELLEKHRREICDLKQSVSLSLERENQSLALEIVDLKEQCQKHLQEKEDAIASYESLRETMETFQTELGESAGKISREFASMKQQQASDVDELQKKLRAAFSEKDVLLETVNQLREHTEQLSSKLEELEELRHKIGTLQEENEKLVASLHQREAAVKELEEKESELSSQNDSILDKLKCSAETIESLQGKCKEEKAAAEEHQQRVEALSLCNSELEQQVEELMAKLKVEKEEKQVKLGELEQQVEVLRQDKVHLSSEVASLHDENNKLKEDRDQAGKELESIASEKRGWIVSREKADNLETKLQIVCEEKDHLTKVLEEEKAFRSLVMSQLCSLLEQMGSRNPEENEGEDVAGLLQAANELFAKMKQEIRSLKTQKDENVLLQEEMQRLQEENAARCMELRSLLDDYENEKLLLREELEGAASEKEALQLDIQELKHASEKLRNENQDILVCMEDLSEKHALCESKIKEQEEERKKLSLILEQKETEVRNVQAELSLLKASVEESSAKDDQQLSEAEKMVNLERQLKEKEEKGNKIKAVAVKLRKELECSRKEAQSLREEVKLLQSERQQLSTSMGDIIQTAESYKNLLTEFDKQAEQLDIEKERARKFEHQIDDLTRQLENSTKQQDQWRSANEDLLTRVQTLHTNTKLLETQLLETQRAKAKVDKELEAEKLLKEQKIKDHTNAAKEVEELQTQLQKEKKHLQKILEELELAKKDAHKSTMMDMEMADYERCVKELNQKITDKSSRIEDLEQEIKIQKQKQETLQEEIKSFQNTVQEYEGKNMKIKQLLVKTKKELADSKQAGNELLRLQASLKGELEASQQQVEVYKIQLADITSEKHRIQEHLRTSLEQHQRVQSTYQQKLAALQEECSTAKAEYSAVTSEFESYKVRVHNVLKQKNKSSHSEADVTKQEREHMENIIDQLKIKLQDTQHNLQMNITELQSLQSEHDTLLERHNKILQETVAKEAELREKLCTIQSENMVMKSEHAQIVSQLTAQNEALRNSFRDQVRHLQEEHRKTVETLQQQLSKVEAQLFQLKSEPNTRSSATSNLPAKNLRERRSTDLPLLDVHTITREEGEGMETTDTESVSSASTYMPSLEQLLNTPDAKFEAPHWEAELTKEELVQKLNTTSKSADHLNGLLRESEATNVILMEQIKLLKSEIRRLERNQEREKSVANLEYLKNVLLQFIFLKSGSERERLLPVIDTMLQLSPEEKGRLVAIAQGEEESTSQPSGWASYLHSWSGLR; from the exons ATGGAG ctGCAAGATAGCGGTCAAGAAATGGCAGCTTCGCCTGCCACATCCACAACAGGCAAGTCAAAG CTGGATACTTTACCCAGAGAAGATCTTATCAAATTTGCAAAGAAGCAAATGATGCATGTACAGAAAGTGAAATCCCGATGTTCAG AACTGGAGAAAGAGATtgaagaaatgaaaacaaaacctgCTGCTGGAGGAACTGATGATATTCTTCAG GCCCTCACAGAGAGGCTGGATGTTGTTCTTCTGGAGAAAGCTGAAGTCCAGCAGCAGTGTCTAGctctgaaaaaagaaaatgtgaaaaGGCAACAAGAAGCAGAG GCTGCTCTCGCTAAGGAAGGAGAATTGCAGAAGAAGTTTGCACAGTTGAACACTGACCACCTGAAAGAAATCGAAGGTCTTAAGAATGAAACCATAGCAACACAGTCCAAATATGATGAAACTATTGCCACGTTGCAAAAGGAACTGCTTGCAGAAAGGAGCAAacaagagcagctcacagaacagCTTAATTGTCAGAGTAATAACCACGAAGAAATTAAAAGGCTACAGGAAGAGGTCCATCAAACTAAGGCTGCCTATGAGGAACAAATATTGAATCTGAAGAAACAGTTGGAAGCTTCCATTGAGGGTAAGAAGGAGGAAACTGCCAAACTGCAAGATGTCATTGAAAGTAATTCTCAGTGTTACCAAAGGGAAATGGATAGATTAGATGAAGAGCTAGGCAAACAGAGGACTGCTCACCAAAAGGAGGTGTCTGAGTTGACATGTCAACTTGAAACCGCTGTCAAAGCATGTGAAGAGGAGCAAAATAAGGTAGATCAGCTAAAGCAGAACTTAATAGAGCAATACAGGGTAAAAGAGAAGGACATGCAGGATGAATTGCGTGCTTGTAAAGAGAAATATGAGCGTGAACTGGAATACATAAGGCAAACTCTAACGAAAGATGTAGACAGCCTAGAATCTGGAAATGTGCAGTTGGAAACGGAAATGGCAGAAAAGACCAGACATTtagaaaatgctttaaaagaacTGGAATCTCAACACAGTATATTACAAGATGAGTTAACCTACATGAACAATGTTAAGATGAAACTGGAAGTGGAAATCCAGCATGCACAGGTTGAATTCTTCCACGAAAAAGAAGATCTGGAGTTCAAAATTAACGAACTGCAGCTTGCCAAAGAGGATCACTGTGGCGTAGTTGAAAAACTAAAATCGGAGTTGAAGGCAGTAACAGAACAACACGAGAAGACTATAAAAGAAAATAGTCTGGAAATTGAAGAACTGTTAGAAAAGCATAGAAGGGAAATTTGTGATCTTAAACAATCAGTATCATTAAgtttagagagagaaaatcagtCATTGGCTCTTGAGATAGTGGATCTTAAAGAACAATGTCAGAAGCACCTACAGGAGAAAGAAGATGCAATTGCTAGTTATGAGAGCTTGCGTGAAACGATGGAAACCTTTCAAACAGAATTGGGGGAATCAGCTGGGAAGATAAGCAGAGAATTTGCATCCATGAAGCAGCAGCAGGcttcagatgttgatgaactacagaAAAAGCTTAGAGCTGCTTTCAGTGAAAAGGATGTTCTCCTTGAGACTGTAAATCAGCTCCGGGAACATACAGAACAACTTTCCTCCAAACTTGAGGAGCTGGAAGAACTAAGGCATAAAATAGGGACTCTCCAGGAAGAGAATGAGAAACTTGTTGCTTCTCTTCATCAAAGAGAGGCTGCAGTGAAAGAACTGGAAGAGAAGGAGAGTGAGCTTTCATCACAGAACGATAGCATCCTAGACAAACTGAAATGCTCTGCTGAGACGATAGAAAGCCTCCAGGGGAAATGCAAAGAGGAGAAGGCAGCGGCTGAGGAACATCAGCAACGGGTTGAGGCTCTTAGCCTTTGCAACAGTGAATTGGAGCAACAGGTAGAGGAGTTGATGGCGAAACTGaaagtggaaaaagaagagaagcaAGTGAAGCTGGGGGAATTGGAACAGCAGGTTGAAGTTCTTCGGCAAGATAAAGTGCACCTCTCATCTGAAGTAGCAAGTCTACATGACGAAAATAACAAGCTCAAGGAAGACAGGGACCAAGCAGGGAAAGAGCTGGAAAGCATTGCATCTGAAAAGCGGGGCTGGATTGTGTCTCGAGAGAAAGCAGATAATTTAGAAACGAAATTGCAAATAGTCTGTGAAGAGAAAGACCATTTGACTAAGGTACTTGAGGAAGAAAAGGCTTTCAGATCTCTTGTCATGAGTCAGCTCTGTAGCCTCCTTGAGCAGATGGgctccagaaacccagaagaaaaTGAAGGCGAAGATGTAGCCGGTCTGCTGCAAGCTGCGAATGAATTATTTGCAAAAATGAAGCAAGAGATACGAAGTCTGAAAACACAAAAGGATGAAAACGTGCTTCTACAGGAGGAAATGCAGAGGCTGCAGGAAGAAAATGCGGCTCGTTGCATGGAACTCAGATCTCTTTTGGACGATTATGAAAATGAAAAACTCCTGTTaagagaagagttggaaggggctgctTCTGAAAAAGAAGCCTTGCAGCTAGATATTCAGGAGCTGAAACACGCCAGTGAAAAACTCCGGAATGAGAACCAAGACATTTTAGTTTGTATGGAAGATCTATCTGAAAAGCATGCACTCtgtgaaagcaaaataaaagagcAAGAAGAGGAGCGGAAAAAATTAAGCTTAATCCTTGAGCAAAAAGAAACGGAAGTGAGAAACGTGCAGGCTGAGCTTTCTTTGCTAAAG GCCTCTGTCGAGGAGTCTTCTGCTAAAGATGACCAGCAGTTATCAGAAGCAGAAAAAATgg TAAATTTGGAAAGACAactgaaagagaaagaagaaaaaggaaataaaattaaaGCTGTTGCCGTGAAATTAAGGAAAGAACTGGAATGCAGCAGGAAAGAG GCACAGTCACTTAGAGAAGAGGTGAAGTTATTGCAGTCAGAGAGACAGCAGCTGTCAACTTCAATGGGAGACATCATTCAGACAGCAGAGAGCTATAAG AATCTTTTAACAGAGTTTGACAAGCAAGCAGAGCAGCTGGACATTGAAAAAGAGCGAGCTCGTAAATTTGAACACCAAATAGATGACCTGACGAGACAACTGGAAAACTCTACTAAGCAG CAAGACCAGTGGCGTTCTGCTAATGAAGACCTCTTGACTCGTGTTCAGACTTTGCATACTAACACTAAGCTGCTAGAAACACAGCTACTGGAAACTCAGAGGGCCAAAGCAAAAGTCGATAAAGAACTCGAAGCTGAAAAGCTTCTAAAAGAACAAAAGATAAAG GACCACACTAATGCTGCAAAAGAAGTTGAAGAACTTCAAACACAActtcagaaagaaaagaagcatcTCCAGAAAATTCTAGAAGAGCTGGAGTTGGCAAAGAAG GATGCACATAAGAGTACAATGATGGACATGGAAATGGCTGATTATGAGCGTTGTGTAAAAGAACTTAATCAAAAGATTACTGACAAAAGCAGCAGAATTGAAGACCTTGAGCAAGAGATTAAAATTCAGAAGCAGAAGCAAGAGACTCTGCAGGAAGAAATCA AATCATTCCAGAATACTGTACAAGAGTATGAGGGGAAAAACATGAAGATCAAACAGCTGCTGGTGAAAACGAAAAAGGAATTGGCTGACTCAAAGCAAGCA GGAAATGAACTTCTGAGGCTTCAAGCATCTTTAAAAGGGGAGTTGGAAGCAAGTCAGCAGCAAGTCGAAGTTTATAAG ATTCAGTTGGCCGATATAACCTCGGAAAAACACAGGATACAGGAACACCTGCGGACTTCACTAGAGCAACACCAAAGGGTGCAGAGTACTTATCAGCAGAAATTAGCAGCTCTTCAAGAAGAATGTAGTACAGCAAAG GCAGAATACTCCGCTGTAACCTCTGAATTTGAAAGCTACAAAGTCCGCGTTCATAATGTTTTAAAACAGAAGAACAAGTCTTCTCACTCTGAAGCGGATGTGACCAAGCAGGAAAG agaACACATGGAAAATATAATAGACCAATTGAAGATCAAATTGCAAGACACTCAGCATAACTTACAAATGAATATAACCGAGCTTCAGTCACTGCAGTCTGAACATGACACTCTGCTGGAAAGGCACAATAAAATTCTTCAAGAGACTGTGGCAAAGGAAGCAGAGCTCCGAGAAAA GCTCTGCACAATCCAGTCTGAGAACATGGTGATGAAGTCGGAGCACGCGCAGATTGTCAGCCAGCTGACAGCCCAGAATGAAGCTCTTCGCAACAGTTTCCGCGATCAAGTCCGGCACCTGCAAGAAGAGCACAGGAAGACTGTGGAGaccttgcagcagcagctgtccaaAGTAGAAGCCCAGCTTTTTCAACTCAAAAGCGAGCCAAACACCAGAA GTTCTGCTACGTCCAACCTACCAGCAAAGAACTTGCGAGAGCGGAGGAGCACTGACCTTCCTCTTCTCGATGTGCACACTATAACCAGGGAGGAGGGCGAAGGAATGGAAACCACTGACACAGAGTCTGTATCTTCTGCCAGTACTTACATGCCGTCGTTGGAACAGCTTCTTAATACCCCTGATGCAAAATTTG AAGCTCCACACTGGGAAGCTGAACTCACCAAAGAAGAGTTGGTGCAGAAGCTGAACACCACGTCGAAGAGTGCGGATCACTTAAATGGACTGCTGCGTGAATCGGAAGCTACCAACGTAATCCTCATGGAACAAATAAAG CTTCTTAAAAGTGAAATAAGGCGATTGGAAAGGAACCAAGAGCGAGAGAAATCTGTTGCTAATCTGGAATATCTGAAGAATGTTCTGCTCCAGTTTATATTCCTAAAATCGGGCAGTGAAAGAGAGAGGCTTCTGCCAGTCATTGACACCATGCTGCAGCTGAGTccagaagaaaaaggaaggcTAGTTGCAATAGCTCAAG GTGAGGAAGAGAGCACATCGCAACCTTCAGGCTGGGCGTCGTACTTGCACAGCTGGTCAGGACTGCGATAA